The Fusarium falciforme chromosome 4, complete sequence genomic interval TGGGCGATTATCGAAGATGGATGAGCCAAGATTTTggagggaagagaaagagggggAGGAAGGAAAGAATGGTGAAGCGGAGGTGAATGCGTGGACCCTAAGGCTTAGGACACTGATAGCAACCTGCACTCTAAGGCATGtcaacgaaaaaaaaaagcaagtGGGGATCAGTTTGAGAAGTCTTAAGTATATTGAGTAAGCCAAGTTGATTCATGCCATGGTTTGTCATGTTGGGGATCAAGAGATACAGCAGAGTGTCACACGGTGAGGGTCAAGGACGTGACCATGATGATaaaccaccaccagctcaTTTGACCTACCGCAGAAAACTGCCCAACCACGATGCCAATGCTCCAACCATTCCAAAAGCTCCAACGACTGTCATTCCCAGGCCCGTCAAGCCAAAGACGTCGCTCACTATAGTCATGCCGTAACCGCCCGCTCCAGCACTCTGGAGAATGGCAAACGGGCTTCCGGCTGCTACATTGCCAATGTAGCTATGAATGAAGGCAGCAAACGAGCCTATGACGTTCCATTAGCACATGCACGTATAGTTTCGAGACAAGAGGAGCTGCAGACCTCCAATGACACCGCCCTCAAAGCCCATGAAGCTCAGTGCAAGATTTGCAGTCTGGGCAGGCGCAAGTAGCAGCGCTAATCCCGTAGATATAAAGGCAGAGGCTGCCGGCATAGACAATGTTGATGCCATGGCTGGTCACGTATTGATGGAGGTGGTCTGACCTGATACTCCCGTGGGCGTGAACACCAGCTGCACAAGATCCTGGGTCAAGTATAGAGGAGGTCTCAAGAGATGGGCATTTCATGGTAAATATCTAGGTAGTTCATCGCTATGTCTAAGTGTTCACTGCCCGTCAAGAACTTGCTCAAGCAAACACCAAGGACTGAATAACTACAGAGTAGCAAACTGCTTGTGTTGTACTAAAGACCAAAGAAATACACAAAGACCTTGTGTGTGGTGACCTGATCCTCCATACTATATTGACACATATGTCTCATATAGTTTGCGATAATGACATTGTGTCGGCTTGCCCCTGAATACCGAACAGCCTGGGGATGGTTGATTGATCAATCAAGTAAAGTATCTCCAAAACGCTGCCATACCAGCCACAGAGGCATATCCCAAAGCGACGATATTGTTCAAGATAGCAGCACCATAGCCTCCCATTGCGGCGCTCTGGAAGAAGGCGAAGAAACTTCCGGCGCTAACATTTCCTATCCAACTCTGAATACAAGCGGCCCAGGACCCTAGGGGAGTTCGTTAGCATGGAAAAGCTATGTGAGACGGGAAAGGGCCAAGGAAAGGAGAATATGCCTGCATGAACACCAGAACTCGTGAATCCAAAGATGTTTAGGATAGCCTGGTTGAAGAGGCCAGCAGCCGAGAGAGAGGGGCTCGCAAGAAACGACAGGAAAGGCAGCATATTGGCGTGGTTCTGGTGCGAAGTTGGTAGAGGGATGTTTGTAAGTGGCGTCCCCGTGTGCTTGGTAAGGTCAGTGTTATAGTTGGAAGAATGATAACAGGGAAGATGGAGAGTTAAACACTATGTATTGCTCATCCAGTAACCTACACATTCACCTCTTTGCCTGACGCCTTTACTGTAGATAACGGCTGGATGCATGAAACCAAATTCCTCAAGACATAGTCAACAAACAAGAAGCAgcatatattttttaaagaaaatgCGTCTGGTATTTCTTTGCTCTCAAAGAGCCCATCCGCACAAGATGTCTGCAACATCCACAGTGGTCCCCTGGATAGTTCCAGTACCTCCATACAAAGATCAAGTGGCTCCTTTGCCACGTCTATGTCTCCAGCTGTCTCTCATGTATATCGTCCAAACTCTCAAAAGAGACAAGATGGTGCGGCTCGCGAAGAGAGGCATCACAGGCGCGGTTTGTTGTCGTCCTTGCCCTCATCGCCCACCTCTCCACTCATCTTCTCAGTGGATTGCTTTTCATCTCCCTCATCGGCCTCGCTCTCTTCGCCGTCTTTGtctcctttcttctctttgtCGTTCTTCTTTCCTCTAAAGGACGCAGCAAGGCTACCGCCAGCGCCTAGAGCAGCTGCACCTTGGACGGCTCCATATACGGCAGACAAACCGTAACCGCCAGCGCCGGCACTCTGAAGGGTTGCGAATAGACTGGGGGCAACGACGCTTCCGATGCCGCTCTGAGCACCGGCGGCAAGAGAACCTGGAAGAACTATTAGCAAGCCTGCACTAAATCGATGCACTATCCCGACAAAAGGTTTCAACGGACCTCCAACGATGCCATTCGCACCGAAACCTGCGAGGCCGAGAGCTGGAGCAGCCACCAAAGCTGGGACCGCGCAGACGAGAAATCCCGCGCCCACTGCAACGGCAGCCTTGGGATTATCCTTCGCATGCTGTGCGGCCTTCCCAGCGGCCTACGCAAGCCTCATCGTCAGCACGGAACCGCAGGAATGTATAAAGACCAATACGCACCTCAGCCAAAGCTGTCTTTACTTTATCAGCCATAGCGCTAGTTTCTCTCAAGAGTTGATGCAAGTGGTGAAAGTCTGATCAAGGTCAAAGGTGAGAGAGTGAGGGTTGCAGGAAAGCCTTGGTGGCGATGCAGTTTCATGTGGGAGGCCGACCAGGCCAACACCAAACATTTGACCCAACCACAGGCCAGCGAACCCCGGTGAATGCCTACAAGTCACAGCAAGGTTTCAGTGACGAGTTATTACGTGAGACTTGGATTGTTTGCCAAGGCGAATGATTTCTGAGTCGGCAAGTTTTGCTTCAATCGCTCAAAGACGGAGTCTGGACAAACAACAAGTTGTTGGAAAAGGAGAGTCACAGTTATCATCACGATTGGAACTCCAACAGAACTTGATTCGAAAACTTTTCGATAAGACTAGCCGACTGGCACACTTCCCGCTCAGACTCGATACCAAACTACCTATGCCAAAGAGGATAGGAACCCGGCCACCTTGGCCACCCCAACTGCTTCCTTGCTCATGGTGATGCTCTGAAGAAAGGCGAAAACACTTCCTGCTGGGACATTACCAATAGTGCTTTGCTACGAAGCGGCAGCCGAGCCTAGACAGGTCAATCAGCATGCTGAGCGCGGTATTCAACTTAGGCGCATACCTGCTAGTGATCCGATGGGTGTGAAGCCAATTGAGTTGAGGGCGAGCAGGATGAACTCCATATTTTTGTCGAGTTATGGTTGATGACTCCCAAAAGAGTTTGAGTAATTATGTGTAAGGAACTGTTGCTCTTGGTATGTGAAGGAGGAAAGGGATGGGTAGAAAGGGGTGGAATGCTCGGTAAAATATAGGAGACGAACTCCTAGTTCATTCAATACTCATGTCATCAGTTTGTTAGACTTGAGAGATTGGACGCACCGCCATATCTAATTCAACCATGAAAAATGGGCACACACAATGACACGGCTCGTCATGGATCTTACGCAGAGATCTAGAGTTGAAAACGGCATATCGACGAGTTCGTATATAGGTGGCGACGCAGGACAAGGTCTGGATGAGAGTGTGATCTCGATCCAACTGATACAACAGACCTGGTGTCTCCATGAAAATAAGCTTCAGTGGTATGCTCAGAAACTCTATGGGGGCAAAGTGTGTTGATATATTTCCTATGCCTAACCGCATTACTTCACTGTATCGGTGCCCTTCCTCTTGCCGACTCTCCCCTGTGGAATACAATTGCCAAGAGACGGTTGATGACCCCTTTTGACAACAACACAAACGCTCCAATCCATGGCCCCAAGCCCGTAGGAAATTCCAAACACCAAAATTTCCAAAGTAATCCAGTCCGGCAACCAGAGTGTTAGCTGCGACCCTATAACCGCCATGTCATGCTGGGTTTCATTGTCGTCTCGAGCAAATGAGTTAGCGACTCAGTTCCGTGCCAGAAAATGAGGGCTATCGCCAAGCGGGCATGGGACTCAGCGTTATTCCCAGAAGGCTCAGTTCGAAGGTGAGGGCGCTGAGCACCAAAAGGATGCCAAAGGATagagcggcaagaagaatGGTCATCAGACAGATGTTGACGAAGTGCGCTGCAAGAACCTTGGTTGTGGGCATCATGGTGTATGCTGCCGCGGTATCGAAGATTTGGAAGTGCACCGCCATGGTAAATGTGTTCTGGGGAATTGTGGTATTAATTTCAGTGTCTTGGTGTGAGTCGTGAGTAGTGGGAAGAGCTGGGGAGTGAGAGATGATGGATTATATACCTATCATGATGCCTTTCACTGCTCTTTTCGCCTTTGATATTTGACTCTATCTGCACAGGTAGACAAAGACTCCAGGCTGCCAATATGCTGCTGGCATTAGGCAAATGACTTATCACACACATGTGGATAGCCCTACCCCTGAACCCTTTATCAGCAAGAGCACCACAAAGATACCAGCTTGCCATGGTATTGACTTCTTTCAGGGCATGCTGTACCTCGTAGGCACTGTCGACAATCACTCCTCAAAGATACAACCAAGGAAACATGAAGCTCACCCTTTCATCTCGATACGCATCTAATTAGCAGGGAACAGAAGCCGAGAGATCCTGCGCATGAGCTCAGCTATGTGATCTTGTAGGAACCAGGGTATAGCAATGAAACGGATAGAGCGGCATGTGGTGCAATCCCCCTCTATACTTCAGCAAACTTCGTATTGAAGAAAGCCTTTGTTTATCACGACAAAAATATATTCAGGCTTGGGATAAATTCCTCTTGAATGGGGGAGACTTGCTTTGGAGTGGCATCGTAAAGCCAAAGGATGAGGTCGACTATGGCAGAACCTATAGGAGACAGAATCTCGGAGAAATATGCAGCTCCTTGTGTATCGCATTAGAAAGACGTTTGGGAGAGCGATAGGCAAACTCACCACCCATGGTGGAGTAAAACCACATGGCCGTGAGACCCAGTAGAAAGCGGGACGTTGTTGGAAAAGACGAACTCGCTAGAaagacgaggccgaggctgaaGCAGATGATGAAAGACTCGAATTCCATGTTGACGTGTTTACCAAACACAAGTTGGCGAAATGTAGGTAGTTGAAAGAAGTCGTAGGTGTGGTCGTCACTTGTTCCTGCAAGATGTGCATTCAACCATGTCAAGTTTCACAGATCCTTCTCGTGATTCTAGGCAGAAAGGTTTGAAGTGAAgcaaagtaaaaaaaaacacgGATGAATATCTCGAGGTGGATAAGGCAGCTCTCACGTGGCACAAGTAGAAGTATCATCATAAGGACCGATTCACGATATTCAAGTCACTGCCCGGACGGGAACTTGACACTGACCAGGCAGCTACAGTCACTGTAAATCATTGAAAGAGATTTCATCATAAATTCATTATCAGAGCATCATGTGCTACTGTACTTGTCATCCCTTCATCCTTTCATATCGAGCTTGAGATTCCTCCTTAGAGTTGAAAGCCTAAAAGCAAACCATATCCCACCCATCGCAgctcatcgtcctcctcagatGTCCACACATCTCCATCTCAAACGTGTCGAGTGTCGTTCAAGCCCAGTCGCATGACATGCAAACTCCCTGAAGATCGCAGCAGAAGTCAACAGGGCCGGCGGAGGGCAGGGTAGTAGCAGCGCCAAACGTCTCATAAGATCGGAGAGTCTCGCTCAGTCGGAGGACCAGCGTCATGTTACATAAAAGGATGCAGCCGAGGGTAGCTCGGGACACAATCGAATGCGGGTCGGCATCTACTCATCTGTTAGAACAAAGACTGTGGGTAAGCAGAGGGATACTCACTATCAGGGTCGTAAAAGGCGTCAAGGAACTCCTGGAAGATCTCTCCCCACATGGTGAGCTTGATGGGGAGTCCGATGATGGTGTTTTTGACACAACCCCAGACGCAGTGGAAATCTTTGGTTGTGTCGGTGAGATCCATGATTCCGCAGTTGACGAGGTGCTCAGGAGTGGTTGATATGGTGTATCAGTGTGATTCGGTGTTGTTGACTTGCTTGAACCTCAACCAGGTGAGCTTGTGAGAGGTGAAGAGAAGTCTAGAGAGATCACATATCATAGTGGCATTTATATCCAGTCCTTCTTGAAGCGTTCGCCTTCTTTCATCTGTTTATCGAAATGCCACAATTGGTGTTGCAAACGTGTGTATAGACTTGGTGAGAACGCCCAGTTGTAACTCCCCATTTGGACTTCAACGAACGCAGCATAATAAAAAGTGACTGTTTGAGTAACACCATGTTGCCCAACAAAACATGTTCATCTCGTTGGACTGTCGTATTTGAACTGCACAATGCATGCAGGATCCGGTATGAACCCGTTAACACCACGAACCGCAGCAAACGCCCAGACAATGCCGTTCAACACATCATCTAAAAAGGGCGGAGCGAATCGGCCTTTTTGGGGGATTGCTCAGGTTCGTAGATGCCCTCACATCTAGTTTATGGCTGTTCTGTCATAGTCGATGGGATCATAGAACCGTTAGGGATCAGGGTGAAGGTCGATTCCGCCCCTTTTGACACTAAGGAACCAGGTCAAGACAGGCACTTTGGGGCTCACcagtattatcttttttagcATTCACCAAACGATAAATTTCAACTTGCACTAGAGAGTTTCAATGACCTGCACGAGATCCTCTTACACGTATCTTCTGAAGTAAATGTCATAAAGCCACCAGCGATCAATAGAAACAATACGAAACGAAAATGGGCTAGAAGCTTTCAATTTTGGTAGTCCCGCTGATGATACAACTCCCCAAAGCAGCCCAATTCAACTAACTACATGTTATCCATTAAGATTTGCTTCCCATCGTCTTTCATCCCCTTCCGTCTTTTCAACTTCCCCGCCGTCCTCGCTTCACAGGCGGCGGCGACCTAGATACGCTATCGCTATATCGTCTCCTCTTGGCGGGTACAGGACTGGCGGGTCGGTTGCCTCCACGTCGTGGCGGGCTGGGCGACCGCGATTGTGAGTCTCGGCCACCCCCGTTGCGCACCGGTGGCGGCGACCTGCTCTCTTGCTTGGCCCTCCTTGGCGGCGGAGAGCGGGAATCGTACGAAGGCGATCGACTATATTGCCTTGGCCTGTCCCGCGCTCCGTCGCTCACAGAGGAGCTGTTGCGCCGGTAGGAGCCTGGACCGGCGTTTCCGCGCGGCCGTCCTCGTCGTGGTGGGCTACCAGAGAATGACCTCTGCCGCTTTCTGGCAGCAGGGGGAGACTCCCGCTTGTTCACGGGAGAAGGGGATCGATCTTGTGAATCACGCGATCGACTTCGCCTGTCACGAGGTGGCGGTGAGGGTGACCGACCTTCTGAGGCGTAAGAATCTCTTCGGCCACGAGCTTggcgtggaggaggagagcgtGACCGGCTGCGAGACGAGTATGAATTGCTGCGTGCTCGACCACGTCCACCACGAGGCGCCGGAGATCGTGAGCGGCTCTCACTAGTATACcgccgacctcgacgaggGGGGCTCGCAGAGTAAGACTGGCTACGTCCACGTCCTCTTGCAGACACAGACCTTGTGTAGGATCTTGACCGCGACGAGCTGTATGAGCGTCCGCGGCCCCTCCGCTCAGGAGTCCGAGAAGTCGAACGGCCCCGGTCAGTGACCCGACGAGGTGTCCGCGATCGTGACCGAGATCTCGAGTAGGACGAACCGGTATAGGATGAGTAACTCGAAACCGAATCCGAGTCTGAGTCGGCGGCAGGAGGAGCGGGTAGAGCTGGCTTGGGCATGTTCTGAAGGTGTGTTCGCATCTCCTCGGTGAGAGCACCCATTCCAATACTCGTAAAGTAGTTGATGGAGAATCTGATGTTGCGGGGGTTTTCCTGGGGGAAGAGACCTTCCAAGTTGGGCCTCAAGGTCTCGTCCGTCATACGTGCCCTGAGCTTGGGCATACCCATCTCCTCCGCGATGAACTGAAACAGGATCTTGATAAAGATACGGCTGCTCGACGTCGTTTCGTCCTCGTTGAGGTGGATGACGGACAGGCAGTGCCAGCCAAGGGCGTCTGACGCAAACATGTGACCAAAAAGCATGGCGATGTTACGGAGCTTGTTGTTCTCGTAACGGTGGATGGTCTCGTAGTACTTGGCAAAAGCCTGCTCAAACAAGTCGCACCAAAGTCGGTTGATCTTGGCGAAACGCTCACCAATCATTCCAAAGAACTTGGTGTACGTCTTTTCTTGCGAGCAGCACTCGACGATCATTGAGGGTAGCTCGGGCTCCTGTCCTGCTGGAAGGTTGATCTTCATGAGCTTGTGAACGGCTTCCTCGGGGTCGGCGCTGGACATAATGGTGAGGTAAATCGTCCTGCGCAGGTTGACCAGGTCGGCATTGGACTGATCCTTGATCTCCATAGCCTTGGTCttttcatcctcctcttcctcggacGAACTGTCgtactcgtcatcgtcatcatcctcgtcgtcgcttcCTTCGCCCAagatctcggccttgagcttcttgtacGCCTCTTCGTGCTCCTCCCATTCTGAGTCAAACTTGAAGATGTTGAGTCCGTCCTGCACGTCAATCTCGCCTTCCAATTCAACCCTGTGAGTAATCtgatcctcctcttcaaccaaatccagctcctccttgacaGCAGGGTTGTCCTTGAATTTGTCCTTGCGCACCTGAAACAGAACCTCGATCATGTACTGCGTTCGCTTGTCGATATCGGCCTCGTGCAAAATATTTCTGAACTGGTCGAAAACGGCCATGGAAATAGATGGTTGCATATCCTCCAGGTACTGTCCAACTTCACGGCAGAAGCCAACCGCGATCTCCACACTGTCGTCGGTAGGTTTGTGAAGAAGTAAAAGCAAGATCTGGCCAGCAAGCATCTCGTGTTGAACCTGTTGGTTGATGAGGTGGGCGAGGAAGGTGGTCGAGGAGAGGCAGACGGCCTTGTCGTTGCGCTTGAAGCCCTTGCGGAACTGCATGACGAGTCGGCGGATCAGCAGCTCACCAACCTGGGGCAGCTTCGTGTTGACAATGGCAGCCATGGCGGCATAGATGGGCGTAAACGGCAAACTGGCCGCCTGGGCCTTCATGATGGATCGGCAAAACAGACCTCGGCCGCGGACCAGGTTCTCGCCAAACAGCTCGGGGACGATGTGCTTGATGTTTGCCGTGTTGACCTTGTTGATCAAACCATTGATACTCTTCTTGAGCGCCTCCCACGCCATGCGCTGGTACTCCTTGCTCGTCTTGTCCGTGATCTGGGCCTGCAGCGCGCGCAGTCTCGCGGGGGGAATGTAGGTACCGCCGGATCGCATCGTCAACAGCTTCTCGTACTCGGCCTTTGCAGcagcctgcttctcctcctccgtgCGCACGGGTACCGGCTCGCGGGCTCGTGAGGGGGATGGCGATCGCGGCGCCCTCGCAGGACGGTACGAGTCGCCATCGCGCTTGTCGCTTCGGTCGCCGCGGTCGCGCTCGCGACGGGGGATATCGACCTCGGCGGACGCCATCATCGATAGAGTCGCAGTCGCGGCGGTTTTGATGTCGTGGATATCGCTGCTCCTAGAGTTGATGGCGTTGCGGAGACAGACAGAGCGAAAGTTCCTCAACGACCAAGATGGATGTCGTCGGTGACTTTGAGCCTGAGGCTGGGAGGCTGCAGCGCGACCAGAGACCAACcaggaaaaaaaagttgaCGCACAGGCTGGCGAGGCTGTCAAGCCACATTATCTGTGGCTGAGCTATGGCGCTTGCTCCACTCAATTCGAAGCACCACCCATCGTCACCTCCTGAATCGCGTCCTGAATTTTGGCCAGGCTGGACTTCTCGACAGGTACATCCCGCCCCGTGCCACTTCCACCTCTCATCCCAGCACCGGCTCAGGCTTCAACGACAGACGTTCTTTAAACTTCTTttctcccttcttctttccagaCCAACTACGCTCGCTCGCCTTGCGCATCTATTACAATGGTCAGTCGCTACTTTGCCTCTTGGTTTACACGCTGTCCCCTTTACGCGCCTCATACCATCGATCCTTGAACCCATCTCTTCAACGACCCCTCGCCTTTTCAAGTTGTCGCTCGACTAACTCGATCTCGGATTTGCAGTTGGACAAAATCGTCGGTCTCGCCATGCTCGTGGCCGCTTCTGTCGTCTTCCTTTACTACACCATCTGGACTCTGCTCATGGTGAGTCTTGCCCCTCGCTGCTTCGACTCTCCTGGTCTCGATTTCCGCGCATGTGTGTATACTAACCACCCTCACAGCCCTTTGTCGATGACGATCATGTGCTTCAGAACTTCTTCCCTCCCCGCGTTTGGGCCATCCGCAtccccgtcatcatcattctTCTCGGCGGCGCCGTCGTGGGCTCTTTCCTCGGCATGGTCATGATCCGGAGCAACAAAAAGaaggccgccaaggccaaggctgccgccaagaagacgaACTAGACGATCAAAACGTCGATAGATATACCTTGTAATTATTCATTGTGGCATCTCTGGGCGATGCTCTCTGCCTGAGTAGTCCACCATCTAATCATGCCATGGGACCTTGCGGCTGAAGACGAAAGGTCCCACGTGTCGTTGTATTGACACAGAAAAAGAGAGCAATGCAGAGAAATGGGTATCTAATGTGCTTCTATTTATTCAGGCCTTAGGGCCTGCTATACAAATGCCGTGATAACGAGTGTCTTTCGTATTACCAATGTGTCCAACAGACCAGAATCAGACAACTCCAGTAATCCAGACCGTGAGTGAGGTTGAATTCAAACATCCCCTGCTACACCCATGTCGACACCTTTGCTGTCTGTCGACAAAAGCTCAAGCAACGGAATACTATCCCATAGCATGCATGAAAAACAGCAAAGCCAAGCAGTCCGCATCTCAAGCCTCGGGTTGTCGTGCTACCAACAAGACCTAGACTCTCTGATCAGCAAAATCGAGGACCTCACAGTCATCCTCAAAGAAGCCATCCTCCCCTGGGCCTCCGCCCTGAGCTCCACGGCGTCTCCTTGTTGTCACCACAATCTGCTCCTCATCACCATACTGCATCACACGCTCCATGGCCGACTGGGGAAGGCCAAGGTGGTCATCCAGGTCACCGTACTCCTCTTCGGCAACAGACGGCAAACCCAAGTCCAGTCGCACCACGGGAAGATCCAGCCCAAAGGCCCAAGCAGCGGTGCTTGAAGCCCCACGAGATGAACCTGATTCCACGGGTtgccccttcttcttctttttctttgatGCATTCTCTTCTAGATTCGTCTCGGCTAGAATGGCAGACACTGCTTCCAGTTGATCTGCTGCGCCTCGCCGATATTCGCACAGGGTTACCCGCCGATCAGTGTGGAAGGGCTGGTAAGGCGCGCTTGATTCTATCTCGGCCTGAGGGATCGAAGATTCCATGTTATGGTCTGCGGAAACCGCACGAGGTCGAGCGTTGAGTGTTAATGTGTTCCCGGCGTCCATTTCACGATCCGAAAGATCGAGGATCTCCTCTTGAGCGCCCAGGTCGACCATTTGTCGCACAGCTGGAGCAACGAGATCATTAGGCAAGGCCGGCACATTGTAGTCGTGATATCTGCTGGCGCGTGTCACTCTGCTACCAGCCTGTACGCTAGACCGACGAGTCCGACAGGAGAACGCCCGCATAAGGCCGCCTCCAACCACGTAGAGTCCGTGATGCTTCCGGCTCCTGATCCAGGTCACACAGGATGCCACTGGAAAGGTCGAGCTTGGTGGCAAGGACACACGGTTTTCTCCCGTCTGTCGAAGTTGGTTAATTGCAGTTCCCGTCTTCCCAAGGGAAGAGCTAATGCTGGCAGCAATCACCCTTCCTCCTATGGCCGCAGAATCCTTGAGAGTATTGCTAGTAACGCCAGGTACATTGGCGCTGCTACGACGGGGACGGCCCACGAAAGGTTTCGCAGCTTGGTATGCCGCACCAAAGGCGCCTGTAGCCAACGAAACGGCGGTATTAGTTTGGTCTGGTGTAGCAGTACCGCTCTCAGGGGCCGCTTTGCGACGGCGCGGAGCGGGCCACATGAATGCGCTCGACGGCATATCGAGAAGATGAACAGTGCCACGTTCTGTCACCATGGCTAGCCGCTCGCCCTGCGCCTGTGTCCAAGCAACGTCGACGATCCGTGCGACAGTCATGCGAGAGAACTGGGCGATCTGACGGACCTGGGGTCCTGTGCTCGTGTTTGGCATAACCGATGCCTGGAGGGGGGACGATCTGGTATGTTGGATACGCAAGAGGTCCCAAACCGTCTGAACATCTCCCTTGCTGCTGGCTGTAAACAGAGACAAGGAAGATGGTGAGAAGGAAAGATAACTGCATCCCAATGGAGTCGAGAACGTAACAATTGGGTGGATTGAGGACGAAGTAGAGAGCGATCCAGCGTCAATGATAGACACCAGCCCAGGCTCCTTGGCTACGGCCTGGCCAGCGGAACCATGGGTGGGCGGGAACTGGCTGGGGTCTCCATGGGGAGACCGAGTTCCAGCCCAGTGTTGAGGCGGAGAGCGAGCCTGTTGCGGCTGTAGCTGAGGGCTTGACGACTTATTCCAGTACGAGTTCCAAGCCTGCCGCCCTTGCTGGCCAACCCATTTAGCACCCTGAATCAGCTCCTGGGTCGTCTCCCGCATGATCTTGTTGACGACACTGTCTGATATGGGCAGATC includes:
- a CDS encoding Pre-mRNA-splicing factor cwc22; this translates as MASAEVDIPRRERDRGDRSDKRDGDSYRPARAPRSPSPSRAREPVPVRTEEEKQAAAKAEYEKLLTMRSGGTYIPPARLRALQAQITDKTSKEYQRMAWEALKKSINGLINKVNTANIKHIVPELFGENLVRGRGLFCRSIMKAQAASLPFTPIYAAMAAIVNTKLPQVGELLIRRLVMQFRKGFKRNDKAVCLSSTTFLAHLINQQVQHEMLAGQILLLLLHKPTDDSVEIAVGFCREVGQYLEDMQPSISMAVFDQFRNILHEADIDKRTQYMIEVLFQVRKDKFKDNPAVKEELDLVEEEDQITHRVELEGEIDVQDGLNIFKFDSEWEEHEEAYKKLKAEILGEGSDDEDDDDDEYDSSSEEEEDEKTKAMEIKDQSNADLVNLRRTIYLTIMSSADPEEAVHKLMKINLPAGQEPELPSMIVECCSQEKTYTKFFGMIGERFAKINRLWCDLFEQAFAKYYETIHRYENNKLRNIAMLFGHMFASDALGWHCLSVIHLNEDETTSSSRIFIKILFQFIAEEMGMPKLRARMTDETLRPNLEGLFPQENPRNIRFSINYFTSIGMGALTEEMRTHLQNMPKPALPAPPAADSDSDSVSSYSSYTARRGQDPTQGLCLQEDVDVASLTLRAPLVEVGGILVRAAHDLRRLVVDVVEHAAIHTRLAAGHALLLHAKLVAEEILTPQKVGHPHRHLVTGEVDRVIHKIDPLLP
- a CDS encoding Dolichol phosphate-mannose biosynthesis regulatory protein; the protein is MLDKIVGLAMLVAASVVFLYYTIWTLLMPFVDDDHVLQNFFPPRVWAIRIPVIIILLGGAVVGSFLGMVMIRSNKKKAAKAKAAAKKTN